The genomic DNA TATTCCATTTGACTAATAAAGCAACCATAATACTTCCAGCACTAAGCCCTGCTAAAAATAGATAAATAGCAATGGGCCAAGGCCAATAAATCGCATCAAATTGTGCTGTGCTTCCCCACATATTATTCATAGCGTCCTCCTTTTGTGTTTTTTATAAATCCAAGTCTTGGTTTTGTATTTAGGTAGGCTTTTGGGTATTCTATGCTTTTTTTAGCTATGAGTTTGCTAACCTCGCTATTTTGATCCAAGGCATCGCCAAATACCAAAGCATCAGTAGGGCACACGCTTACACAAGCTGGTTCTTTGCCTTCTAAAAGCCTGTTTTCATAACAAAATGTGCATTTTCCTATAGCTTTTGTGATAGGATCAACAAATCTTGCATCATAAGGACAGGCTAAAATACAGTATTTACAGCTAACACAAAGCCTGTCATCTATGAGAGTTATGCCGTTTTCTGTCTTAAAACTAGCCCCAGTAGGACATACAGATACGCAAGGACTATCTTCGCACATCACGCAACTATGTCTTGTATAATCACTTTTTAAATGAGGAAATGTTCCACTCATTTTTATATGAACTTGAAGCCTATATACATCATCTGGGACTTTGTTTTCGTTTCTACAAGCTACAGAGCAAGCTTGACAGCCTATACATAAATTTTCATTATGAATCATTACAAATTTTTTCATATTTTACTCCTAAGCCTTGATTATATCTACGCCAACATTTGTTACCATAGTTCCACAAACTACTCCATCTGCTGGATTTAAAATAACACTTTGGTTGGTTCCTATCATATTTGATCTTGTCAAATCAGGCGTAATGTGACCAAATCCATGATATAAAAATAAAGTATCTTCTCTGATTCCCTCAGTAAGCATCAAAGTGGCTTCTACTTCGCCAAATTCGTTTTTTAGTATAACCTTATCGCCATCTTTTAAGTTTTTTTGTTTGGCTGCTTTGGTATTTATCCATAGCGGAGAAAAACTCATTAGATTATTTAATATAGGTAGGCTTTGAGTATGACCGTTTGTGTGAATAGCTGTTTTTCCAGTCATCAAACAAAACTCATGACCGCCATAAACGTCCATGTTATTTGTGTTTAGTGAGCCTTCGCCAGGAAGTTTCTCTTCTATGCTGGCTAAAAATAGCTCTATTTTTCCACTTGGTGTTTTAAATTTGATCTGTGAACTCATTTGCCCATTTTCATCTACGAATTGCGCCGCATTTGAATATTTTTCGACAAATTTAGACACATAGCTTTTTTCTCTGTAATAAACTTGCGGGACTTTCCAGTTTACATATCCGTCTTTTATGAGATCTGCTACAAGCTTGTCGTTGCCTTTTGCTTGGATCATTCTGTATTCATTTATAGTATTCCAAGTGTAGTTTTGATCTATTTTCATAAGTCTAGCTAGCTCTCTAAATATCTCATATCCGCTTTTTGTACCAGCTATTGGCTCAATTGCTTTATTTCTCATGTAATATCCTGGAGCGGTGCCAGACTTGTTTTGTATACTCTCATCTCTTTCCAGGTATGTTGCCTCAGGCAAAACCACATCAGCTAAATTTGAAAAGTCATTTAAATAGACGTCGATAGACACGACAAAATCAAGCTCTTTTATGGCTTTTATAGTATCTTTTGTGCCAGCGACATTTATAAGGTGGTTAAATCTTGTATTTACCCAGCCTTTTATAGGGTATGGCTTTTGGCTTAAAATCGCTGGAGCTATATCCATCAAAACACCATGTTTTCTTGAGATGAAGAAGTGTTTATGACCTTCTTCGCCACATCCATCTATTCTCTGTGTTTTTGGGATTTTGAATGCGGCATCTGGATTTGCCAAAGTCGGAAATAGCTCCTCGCCACATAATTTGTTAAATGTTTTTGCATCTTTGCCAAAGAATATTCCGCCTCGTTTTTCAAGATTTCCCATTAGGGCATTTGCTATAGCTATGGCTCTTGTTCTTTGGTATTCAGCCTTTGTCGTTGTGGTTTTGTGTCCCCAGTCGATGATAACTTGAGGCGCTTTAGCCCAAATTTCATCAGCTATTCTTTCGACATCTTTTGCTTTGATACCTGTTATATTTTCTTGCCATTTTGGGCTTGTTTCCTTGACAGATTTTATGACTTCATCTATGCCTATAGTGTATTCTTCGATAAATTTCTTATCATATTTTTCATCTCTTATCCAAACATGAATAAGAGCCATTAAAAATGCTAAATCAGTTCCAGGCTTTACAGGAAGCCACTCATCTGCTTTTGCTGCAACTCCGCTAAATCTTGGATCTAAAACCAAAAGCTTTGCGTCTTCTTTGCTAGCAAATTTGGCAAGTTTTTTAGTGTCAGATATGACAAGACCTTCAAAAAGATTATGTCCGAAATTTACTATATATTTTGCATTTGCGTAGTCTCTGCTAAGCCCTGAGCCATAAGTGTGGCTTAAAACCATATTATATGTAATAGGGCAGCAAGACCAGTGAGAAAATATATTCGGACTACCATAAGCACAGGCGAAATTTGTCATTTGAGTATGGCTTTCTCCGCTTTTTGATGTGAAAACAACGCTTTGTGGACCGTATTTTTGCTTGATCTCATCAAGCTTTTTAGCACATAATTCCAAAGCCTCTTTCCAGCTAGCTTCACGCCATTTATTCTCTCCTCTTTGTCCAACTCTTATAAGCGGTGTTACGATGCGTTTTGGGTCATATAGCTGGTTTAATCCAGCCCCACCTCTTGCGCAAACTGAGGTTTTGTTGGCGTTAAATTTAGGATTTCCTTGTATGAAATTACATTTTCCATCGATGACTTGAGCTTCGATAGGACAGCGTGTTGAGCACATTTCACAAACACTTGGAACTAGTTTTGAGCTTTGATTTATTAATGAGCTTTTTGCTCCTAAATTTAGTTCAAATGCTGCTAATGTTCCAATGGCTGTGCTTGTTTTTAAAAATGATCTTCTAGAGATTGCCACCTTGAACTCCTTTTACAAAAATATAGTCTAATTTTAAATCAGCTACGTAAAATTAACGTAAATTATCTTTTAGCTTTTATTATAAATTTAATTCTTTTATTTAAATAGTATTAAATGTATTTTTTATTACAATTACGCCCTTAAATGCCAGTTTGGCATATAACAAATTTAAAGGTTAATTCGATGAATTCTGTTTTGAATCAATTCAAACAAAAGTATCTTGTGTATTTTTGGGATACCGCAAAGGCCATGGTAGCGCTTGCCATAATCGCTTCAATATATTTTGGTTTTTTTGGTACAGGTTGGCAAGTCACTGGCGAGATGACGCGCTGGGGCGGCGAGTTTTTGGAGCTTTTTGGGCTTGATACTAGCAAATATAGCTATTATCAGATGACAAATCTCTCAGGCAATCCGCTTACCAGATATGAGGGAATGGTGCTTATCGGTATGTTCCTTGGTGCAACCATAGCAGCTCTTTGGGCAAACAAAGTCAAATTTCGCCTTCCAGCTTCACACATTCGTATAGCTCAAGCTATCATCGGTGGGCTTTTATCTGGATTTGGTGCTAGGCTTGCATTTGGTTGTAACTTGCTTGATTTTTTCACTGGTCTGCCATATTTTTCTTTGCATACTTGGGAATTTGCCATTTTTATGGTGCTTGGTATTTGGACTGCTACAAAGGTCGGTAAGCTTAGAATTTTTATGCCAAAAGTCACTTTAGAAAACTGTGGCGTGCATGGTAAAGGCATTGAGCATGACAAAGCACGTGCAAAACGCCATTTTAGATACGGCATTGCGATTTTAGTCGTTACCATTGCATGGCTTGTCTATCTTTTTGCGACCACTGAGCCGTTTGCACTGAAAAATAAGGCATCATTTGTGCCGCTTGGGCTTATGTTTGGTCTTGCTTTTGGTTTTATTATTTCACGTGGTCAAGTTTGCTTCACTTCATGCTTTCGCGATCTATTTTTGTTTGGCCGTGACAACGCAGCAAAAGGCGCATTTTATGGAATGATTATTGCCACATTTATAGTTTTTGTACTTATGCTAAACGGCTACACTGCGTTTGTGAGAAGCTTTTCAGTTGCTGTTGCGCTTGGGGCATTTTTGTTTGGTTTTGGTATTGTGTTTGCTGGTGGTTGTGAGTGCGGATGGACTTATAGGGCAGCTGAGGGTCAAATGCACTTTATGATAGTTGGCGTAGCAAATTTCGCTGGAACTGCGGTTTTAGCGCTTATTTATGACGAAATTCCAGCATGGCTAAAAGCTGGTGCCAAAATCCAGTTTTTAAATGAATTTGGTGCTTTGCCAGGACTTGCTCTAAATGTGGGGCTTTTACTACTTTCAATCGCACTAATTTTTGCTTACAAAAAACGATTTTTTGCTAAAGGAGGCTACTAATGGCTAATCTAGAAAATGTTGAAATTACTTATACACTTGATATCCAAGGCGAGGCTTGCCCGATGCCAGCAGTTGCGACTCTTGAAGTGTTGCCAAAGATGAAAAAGGGCGAGGTGCTTGAAGTACTTTGCGACTGTCCACAAGCTATCAACTCAATCCCAGTTGATGCTAAAAATAGGGGATTTGAAGTCTTAGCAGTCGAGCAAGATGGCCCGACTTTGAGATTTGTGATAAGAAAACCTTAGCTGATTTTACTCATTTCATCGAGCCTTTTTAGATATGGCTCGATGAGTTTTGTATCCATCTCTTCATAGGATGAAAAATATCTAAGCTTGTTTTTCTCGCCAAATTTACTTATATTTCCAAGTTTGCGCATCATCTCTTTTATCGTTCCGTTTATGCCATCTATGATGCTGACGTGAGCTGGCAAAAGCTCTCTAAAACTATCTTTGAAGTAGTTAAAATGAGTGCATCCAAGAACCAAAAGCTCAGTTTTATCAATGTCAAATTTGGATAATTCATCTTTGATATATTTTTTTACTTCTATGCTATCAAAATCCATATTTTGAGCAAATTCAACGAGTTTTGGCATACCTAAAAGTCTAGTTTTTGTTTCTAAATTTACTCTGTGGATGAGATCTGAGAGTTTGTTGCCTTTTATCGTGGCTGGAGTGGCGACTACGAGTATGTCTCCGCTGGAGTTTGCGCCTAGTTTTATGGCTGGCTCCATTCCTACTATTGGTAGGCTGAAGCTAGCTCTAAGCTCGCATATTGCGGCGCTTGTGGCTGTATTGCAAGCGATGACTATCATATCTACGTTTTGTTCTACTAAAAATTGAGCCGCATTTATGGTGAGTTTTGTTATTTCGTCTTTGCTTTTTGTGCCATAAGGTGCGTTTAAGTTATCAGCAAAATATATAAAATCCACGCCACAAAAGGCTTTTAAAGCTTCATTTAAAAGGCTTAGTCCGCCTATACCTGAGTCAAAAACTGCTATTTTCATCTCTCAAACTTCTTTTAACCAAATATCTCAAATTTTTCAAAAAGCTGTTCGTCACGCTCCAA from Campylobacter iguaniorum includes the following:
- the yedF gene encoding sulfurtransferase-like selenium metabolism protein YedF — translated: MANLENVEITYTLDIQGEACPMPAVATLEVLPKMKKGEVLEVLCDCPQAINSIPVDAKNRGFEVLAVEQDGPTLRFVIRKP
- the murI gene encoding glutamate racemase; its protein translation is MKIAVFDSGIGGLSLLNEALKAFCGVDFIYFADNLNAPYGTKSKDEITKLTINAAQFLVEQNVDMIVIACNTATSAAICELRASFSLPIVGMEPAIKLGANSSGDILVVATPATIKGNKLSDLIHRVNLETKTRLLGMPKLVEFAQNMDFDSIEVKKYIKDELSKFDIDKTELLVLGCTHFNYFKDSFRELLPAHVSIIDGINGTIKEMMRKLGNISKFGEKNKLRYFSSYEEMDTKLIEPYLKRLDEMSKIS
- the phsA gene encoding thiosulfate reductase PhsA, whose protein sequence is MAISRRSFLKTSTAIGTLAAFELNLGAKSSLINQSSKLVPSVCEMCSTRCPIEAQVIDGKCNFIQGNPKFNANKTSVCARGGAGLNQLYDPKRIVTPLIRVGQRGENKWREASWKEALELCAKKLDEIKQKYGPQSVVFTSKSGESHTQMTNFACAYGSPNIFSHWSCCPITYNMVLSHTYGSGLSRDYANAKYIVNFGHNLFEGLVISDTKKLAKFASKEDAKLLVLDPRFSGVAAKADEWLPVKPGTDLAFLMALIHVWIRDEKYDKKFIEEYTIGIDEVIKSVKETSPKWQENITGIKAKDVERIADEIWAKAPQVIIDWGHKTTTTKAEYQRTRAIAIANALMGNLEKRGGIFFGKDAKTFNKLCGEELFPTLANPDAAFKIPKTQRIDGCGEEGHKHFFISRKHGVLMDIAPAILSQKPYPIKGWVNTRFNHLINVAGTKDTIKAIKELDFVVSIDVYLNDFSNLADVVLPEATYLERDESIQNKSGTAPGYYMRNKAIEPIAGTKSGYEIFRELARLMKIDQNYTWNTINEYRMIQAKGNDKLVADLIKDGYVNWKVPQVYYREKSYVSKFVEKYSNAAQFVDENGQMSSQIKFKTPSGKIELFLASIEEKLPGEGSLNTNNMDVYGGHEFCLMTGKTAIHTNGHTQSLPILNNLMSFSPLWINTKAAKQKNLKDGDKVILKNEFGEVEATLMLTEGIREDTLFLYHGFGHITPDLTRSNMIGTNQSVILNPADGVVCGTMVTNVGVDIIKA
- the yedE gene encoding selenium metabolism membrane protein YedE/FdhT; this encodes MNQFKQKYLVYFWDTAKAMVALAIIASIYFGFFGTGWQVTGEMTRWGGEFLELFGLDTSKYSYYQMTNLSGNPLTRYEGMVLIGMFLGATIAALWANKVKFRLPASHIRIAQAIIGGLLSGFGARLAFGCNLLDFFTGLPYFSLHTWEFAIFMVLGIWTATKVGKLRIFMPKVTLENCGVHGKGIEHDKARAKRHFRYGIAILVVTIAWLVYLFATTEPFALKNKASFVPLGLMFGLAFGFIISRGQVCFTSCFRDLFLFGRDNAAKGAFYGMIIATFIVFVLMLNGYTAFVRSFSVAVALGAFLFGFGIVFAGGCECGWTYRAAEGQMHFMIVGVANFAGTAVLALIYDEIPAWLKAGAKIQFLNEFGALPGLALNVGLLLLSIALIFAYKKRFFAKGGY
- a CDS encoding 4Fe-4S dicluster domain-containing protein → MKKFVMIHNENLCIGCQACSVACRNENKVPDDVYRLQVHIKMSGTFPHLKSDYTRHSCVMCEDSPCVSVCPTGASFKTENGITLIDDRLCVSCKYCILACPYDARFVDPITKAIGKCTFCYENRLLEGKEPACVSVCPTDALVFGDALDQNSEVSKLIAKKSIEYPKAYLNTKPRLGFIKNTKGGRYE